One part of the Sciurus carolinensis chromosome 4, mSciCar1.2, whole genome shotgun sequence genome encodes these proteins:
- the LOC124982348 gene encoding 40S ribosomal protein S13 has translation MGRMHAPGKGLSQSALPYRRSVPTWLKLTSDDVKEQIYKLAKKGLTPSQIGVILRDSHGVAQVRFVTGNKILRILKSKGLAPDLPEDLYHLIKKAVAVRKHLERNRKDKDAKFRLILIESRIHRLARYYKTKRVLPPNWKYESSTASALVA, from the coding sequence ATGGGTCGCATGCATGCTCCCGGGAAGGGCCTGTCCCAGTCGGCTCTGCCCTATCGCCGCAGTGTCCCCACCTGGTTGAAGTTGACGTCTGACGACGTGAAGGAGCAGATTTATAAACTGGCCAAGAAGGGTCTGACTCCCTCACAAATTGGTGTGATACTGAGGGATTCACATGGTGTTGCACAAGTACGTTTTGTGACTGGCAATAAAATCTTGAGAATCCTTAAGTCCAAAGGACTTGCTCCTGATCTTCCTGAGGATCTCTATCATTTAATTAAGAAAGCAGTTGCTGTTCGAAAGCATCTTGAGAGGAATAGAAAGGATAAGGATGCTAAATTCCGCCTGATTCTGATAGAGAGCCGAATTCACCGATTGGCTCGATACTATAAGACCAAGCGGGTCCTTCCGCCAAATTGGAAATATGAGTCATCCACAGCCTCTGCCCTGGTGGCATAA